In the Pseudoalteromonas sp. A25 genome, CTAAATGGGGTGATCTTTTTTACTTCTCTAAGTTTATCCAATTCTTGCCATGTTAAATCCACATACGGGGTAAAGACTTCTCCCACTTCACTGGTGCGCCAAGACTCTATCAAAGCACTAATAAACCACGGCGGACAAAGCGGGTTATCACCTTGTAAGTTAACGATAAAGTCAGGTTTTTCTGGCACCTTTTGCAGCACATCATAGCAACGCTCAGTACCACTGCTACATTGCGGCGAAGTCATGATACAAGGCACTTGATGTTGCTGACACAATTGCTCAATTCGCACATCATCCGTCGCTACCACATAGTCACATTGCGCTAAATTCTGGCAAACGTAGCGTGCTATATCTGCAACGCGTAGCAGCATTTCTCTACCGGCTATTTTTATTAAAGGTTTACCCGGCAACCTAGTGCTGCCAAATCTTGCAGGGATCACGACCAACGTCTTATGCATTGAGAAGTCCTTAGAAGTTTTTATAAGCGGCTTTATCACTTTCGATAGCCTAAATTACTGCACATTATAGAACGTCTATCACTTTACTTTAAGGGCCAGTCTTACATTAAAGTTACTCATCAATGTTATGATCGACCCGCCATTGCGTTAGCAGTAACTGCAACACGGCATGTGCACTCTCAAAGTCATATTCATCCAGGCACTTTACCAACGCTAGCAACTGAGATTGGTAATGAGCCTGCGGCAACACACTCATTAGTTCATCAACGACATCCGCAGCCCCCGTATCGCTGTCAGTCAACATGCTGTTCAGCAACGAAAATTTCTCCTGGATACTCTGCGTATCTTGTTGCACATCAACTCTACTTGAGTCTGTGGTGATGTTAGAGCCAGATTTTACCTTACTCAGCGCGCGCTTAATATGATGCATTAAATGCGGCAAACATTCGTTGATCGCTTGCAGATACAAATATAGATCGCGACTATTCTCAAGGCATGCTTGCTCTAATTGAGATGCGGCTTTTTGCAACTCATTCGCGCCAATATTACCCGCTAACGCTTTAAGTGTATGAGCCCAATGGAAAGTTTGATCTTTGTCTTGCTCAGCAGTTGTCAGTAAATTAGCCAACTGATCTATAAACACAGCTTCTTTATCAACAAAGCGCCTCAAAAGTTGTATATACAACTCTATATCCCCATCGGCAACTTGCAAACCTGCTATGGCATCTAGACCATTGATATGATTAAATTCTTTAATTTCCTTGTCATCAATATGCGTTATTGCAAGCTCAAGAATTGGCTGCTCAGGTGCCACCCAGCGTACTATTGTCGTTATCATGTCGCCGATATTGATTGGTTTAAAAATAATATCGTTCATCCCACACGTTTTTACTGCATGCTGATTATCTTTGGTCACACTGGCCGTCATGGCGATGATGGGCAAATTTATAAAATTCGGCTGGGCCCGGATTAACCGAGTTGTCTCATAGCCATCCATTAAGGGCATTTGGCAATCCATCAATACACCATCAAATGCCTGCTCTTGCAACCAATCCAAGGCTTGTTGACCATTACTCGCCACTTCAACATGCGCACCATGCTTAGCCAACAGAGCTACAGCAAGCTCTTGATTTAATTCATTATCCTCAACCAGAAGTAGGCTTTTATTCAGCAGTGGCTGAGCACTTTCGTGTTTAACAAACGCATTGCTATCGGTATCATTGTTTATTCCGATAAGCACCGCAAGTTCGTGGTAAAGAACGCTTGGAAAAATAGGCTTAGTCAGCAATCTCACACGGCTGTGCTGTGCTGCGATGTACTGCAAGTGGTCAGTATCAAAGTCAGCCATTAAAACAACATACCCCTGTGGATTACTAAGTTTAAACTTTGCTATGAGTGATAGCGCTCGTTCAACATATTGATCGATAAACAACACATTCGCCTGCATTAACTGCGGCTCAATTTGGGCCAGTTGCGTGCTACTAAAACTTTGTACTTGCAAATTAGCATGTTCTAAATAACGGGATAGCGCTCGGCTTGTATATTGGTCATCATCTACTAACAAGGCATTGCTTATCGCCAACTTTGGCGGAGCAATTAATTGCCCTGATCGACTTTGTAGTGTTATTGCAAAAGAAAATGTACTACCAATCTCAGGTGTACTCTGACATTCGATCCGTCCACCCATTAGTGCGACAAGCTTCTGACTAATCGCTAGTCCAAGACCAGTTCCACCAAACTTACGGGTAATGGAAGCATCGGCTTGGCTGAATGACTCAAACAACTTATGCTGCTGCGCTTGTGTCATGCCGATACCAGTGTCAATTACAGCGATAGCTATCGTCACCTGCTCAGCCGATTGCTGATCCAAAGTGACATTAAAGGTAACTTGCCCACCTGACTCGGTAAATTTGATGGCATTACTACCCAAGTTTAACAAAACCTGACTAATTCTTAGTGGATCCCCATACAGCTGCTCGGGGATTTGCGGGTCTAGCGACACGCTCATTTTCAACCCCTTCTCCTGTGCCTTAACACTCAATACATCAACACAATTTGATAGCACTTCTTCCAGTGCAAACGGCACGGCTTCAATATCAAGTTTGCCTGCTTCAATTTTTGAAAAGTCTAATATATCGTTAATGATCCCCAACAACGATTCTGCACTACGGTGGATTTTTTCTAAGTAATTTCGCTGTTTTCGATTAAGCTCTGTGTCTAAAACCAAATAACTCATGCCAATAATTGCATTCATAGGCGTGCGAATTTCATGAGACATATTAGATAAGAAATCAGACTTCGCTTGTGTTGCACTCTCAGCCGTTTCTTTGGCCTGTTTTAACGCGGCTTCTAATGTTTTGGCATCGGTGATGTCCATATTGATACCAAATATACTTCGTTTTTGCGTACGGTTTTCTTGGTGAAAGCTGCGACCTATACTAAGTACCCATTTCCACTTATCATCCGCGGTGCGCATCCTAAACTCGCAGCGAAACATCGATGACTGTTTTTTAAAATATGCAAACAGTGTATTTTGTACATGATCAAAGTCATCGGGGTGAACAAGTGCTCGCCAACGAGCAATACTTTTACCATGCTTTTGCTCTAACTCATGAGAAAGGTAACCAAGCATGGTTGACCATACGCTATTCGTTAGCAAGATATCTTTAAAGCTATCCCACTCCCAAGCCCCCATATTCGCACCATGCATCGCCAACTCCATACGTTGCTCCGCTTCCTTAAGCTCACCGTAAGATAAAGAATTGGCTAATGCCACCGCCAAATGATTGCCAACAACGCGTAGAATACTTAACTGGGAGTCGCTAAATGCCCCGCCTCTACTTGATTGTATTGAGAACACACCCAACACTTTACCATCTACAATCAAAGGCATACAAAACACTGATTGCGTGCGCTCTCCATTGAGACTGTCTGATGGCAGCAAATCATATGCTTGCCAAGCCTCATTGCTATCAAGTGACAATTCTGCGCCATGTTTCATGCAAACACTCTCTGCGATTGCTGTTTGACTTATATTTACCTCAAGTAACGACACTCGGTTACGATCTTTTTCTGCATAAATGAACTCTATTATTTGCTCGCTGTGCTGGTAAAGCCCTACAGCAAACAGCTCAAAGTCAAGGGTATTGCTCAGATGCTCATTGATTGTATGACAAATTTTGCTCATATCATGACTTGCAGCAGCATCTTTACCCACCTCTGCGAGCACGATAATATCTTGAGTTCGCTGAGCGATTTTTTGTTCCAACTTTGCCCCAGCAATACTTAGGCGCTTGAAACGCCAGAAAATAATACTCGCAAGTATCATTATAAAAAGTACAGGGGCAGATATTTGAAACCAACGAGTTTGATACCATGCCGGCGCGCGCACTACTTTTATCGAAATACCTTGCTTGTTCCATACACCATGATTGTTGCTGCCCTGTACTCGCAGCTCATATTCACCAGGCGGCAAATCTCGATAACTCACTTCATGACTAGCGGTAATGTCAGTCCACCCTGCTTGATAACCCACCAGCCAAGTTCGGTAACGATTATCTTCAGTGGCTTGATAGTCGAGCGCCGAAAAATAAACGGTTAAAATATGGCTGTCTGGGGCAAGGGTAATACGTTCACCCAAATCAGCGATATCGCGCCCATCCACATTTGCTTGAGTAAAGACGAGCTTTGGTACGGTGCGATTTACACTCACCTCACCGGGCAAAAAGCGGGTGATGCCATCAATGCTGCCAAACATAATTTGATCATCAAATTGTACTTGAGCCCCCACCAAAAAATGATTACTTGCTAAACCATCATGTGTGGTAAAGCGATGAAAGACATTCGTTTTTGTATCAAGCTTGTATATACCACTTGATGTCGCCAACCATAAAAAACCGTTTTTATCTGCAATAATGGATTTAACAGCAAAAGAAGAGTCAAACCCTGTGTTATTAACACGCTGGAAATTACGACTTGCCATATCATAGCTCGTCAACCCACTATTAGTTGCAAACCATATTTTACCATTGAGTTCAATGGCTTGATTAACATAGTTATTACTTAAACTTGCGCTATCTCTTTGCGAAATAAATTGCACCAAGTTTCGTCCGTCTGATTCAACTCGAAAGACACCTTCTCCATCAGTTCCCGCCCAAACCCGTTGCTCGCTATCGACGAATAAGAAGTTTGCGTCAACATGGGGAAATAAAAACTGATATTGATCAGTGCCTAAACGCCACTTGCTCACTGAATTTTGACCGGTTGGGATCACCCAAGCCCAGCCGTTATGGTCGAACACAATATCTTCGATCGAATGGCGTTTATCATCAAGCCAAGGCAATGGCATCAAATGTAATTTTTTACTCAGTTCATCAACACGATAAAGACCAAAGTTTGTTGCCACGAACAATTGACCGGCTTGATCACGCGCCAGTTTATGAATGCGCAACCGATAATCATCTGTTAACCGAGAACGCTCTGTAAAAGGTGTAAAGTGCTGCTTCGCATCAAAATGTACAAGGCCTCGCCCTGTGCCTAGCCACACCCCTCCCTGGCGAGCCTCAATCATACTGAATACTTGACGAAACAACCCAGCAAGTATGTATTCTTGTAAAAAATCTTGATGAGATATAAATGTGGGTGGTTGAGGGTAAATTTTCACAACTCCAGAATAACGCGTCGCCGCCCAAAAGAGTCCCGTTTCATCGACCAAAACTTGCCTAACATCGCGACTGGGCAGCAGTGCCAACTGCGGCATATTCGCCGTGTTTATAAACTGGCGCTGCGCGATAGAAAACCGATATATGCCAGCAAACGTCGACAATATAATGTCACCGTTATGATGCAGCATACCCGATACGCTAGGTAATTTTTCATTTGGTAAATCATAAACTTGATATCGACCCGTTGCTGGGTAAAACGCACCAAAGCTGCGCCGCGTCGCGAGCCACATTTGCCCGTTGCTATCAAATGATACGTACCTAATTTCTTGATGGTCTAACTCACTGGAGTGCATATCAAAGCTGCTGATCTGAGCGGATCGCCGGTCTAGCTTTTGCAGACCATGTGAGGTGCCGTACCAAATTGCGCCTTGGGCATCTTCACTGATACTCCAGACTCGGTTTTTGCTCTGAAAATGCGGGTCACTGACATCATGAATAAAACGCTTAAAACTCAGCTCACCTCTTTGTAGTTGATTTAGCCCACCTCCGTTTGTACCCACCCATAAAGTACCATCTCGACTTTCAAACAACGTTTGAATTTTATCAGATCCCAACGACGTCTCTTCTGTACTATCGTGCTTGAGGTGCAAAAATGATTGAGAAGCAGTAAGTAGATTCAGCCCACCTCCCCATGTGCCGACCCAGAGTTTACCCTTACTATCAAATAAGATACTCGATACGCTGTTCGCTGATAATGAATCAGGCCTGCTAATGTCGTTTTTGTAGGTAATAAATTGATATCCATCATAACGTATAATGCCGTCTGCGCTTGCAAACCACATAAAGCCTTTTGAGTCTTTGGCTAACGCATAAATTTGTGGATTTAAAAGACCATTATTGGCAGAAACATACTCTACTTTCAGTGACGGATGTACTGTTTTTGCCCAAGTGTTGTTTTGCAAAACAACAATAAGTGTCAGAGCCAATAAAGTACTAAAGACTAACGATTGTTTCACATACAACTCCGCTGAAAGCACAGCCAGTACAATGACACACCATCAATGCCAGCCAATATAAAGCTTAAATTATAACAGTTATCTCGTTTAATTAAGGATATTTAACCTTCATGATGCATCTTCTTGCCCTTATGCTATTACTATACAGTTAGCTCGCAAACAAGGTATGTTCATGAATTCTCTTACCAATAAAATGACAGTGCTGATCGTTGACCCATTCGAAGCATTTCGTGCCATGATCAGTAAAGTGCTTAACGAAATGGAAGAGATCACAGTAATACAAAGCTCTCATGGAAACGATGCCCTAGAAAAGCTAGCTTACAATGATGTGGATCTGATTATTGCTGAGTGGCAGTTATCAGGCCTATCTGGAATAGAGTTTTTAACCCAAGTTCGCACAAACCAACGCACTAAGCACATTCCATTTTTAATGACCTCCTCTACTATAGAGCAATCCCATGTAGTGAGAGCTATACAATGTGGTGTATCTGAGTTTGTGGTCAAACCCTTTTCAAGCAAACAGCTTAAATCAAGGATTGAGCGTGCGCTTTGCCGACCTGTTCGAGAATATCAAGGAGAGGTTAACCAAGAGGAAGAGAAAGCTTTAGATCAAAAAATTCAATTACTTATCGTTGATGATGTTGCAGATAATATCAAAGTGATCAGTGATATTTTACGTAAAGATTATAAAGTGCGCGCTGCGTTAAATGGTAAAAAAGCACTGCAAATTTGCCGTGCTGAGCCCCAACCCGATATTGTCTTATTAGATATCATGATGCCCGAAGTAGATGGCTTGCAAGTGTGCCAACAACTAAAGTCAGACCCCAATACACAGCATATCACCATCATTTTCTTAAGTGCACTAGAGCAGACGGAGCATGTAGTTAAAGGTCTATCTCTTGGAGCCGTTGATTATATCACCAAGCCTGCCAACCCAGCTATTGTAAAATCAAGGGTACAGGCGCATTGTCGGGGTATTCAATCAAATAGACTAATGCGTGACCAGATAGATACCATGCTTGAAAATGCACGACTCAGAGATGAGTTTGACAACCTCAATCAAAATGAAATATCAAAGCCTATCAAGCACATTAAAAGCGCCTGTGGTCTTTTGGCAAACCACTTAAACCATCCGCAAAGAGCCATGCCCTACCTCAGTGAAATTCAATTAAATTGCAACCAATTACAGCTGCATTTAGATAGTATTTCGGCCCTCAGCGCAATCGAAAAGGGCGATTACGAGCTGACCTCAAAATCCCACAACCTTGCGCCCATCATTGACAATGTACTTGAAAACCTGGCGGGTATGCTAAAACATTATAAAATCAGTGCGCATACCTCAGTGGATAAAACCTTTACCTTTTATGGTGATGCTGATCTCACATTTGCCTTATTAATGCATTTAACAAAAAATGCCATCGAAGCATCGAGTAAACGGCCCAGTATCAATATTAATAGCAGTGAAAGTGAAGACTTCATCGTTATTACGATTCATAACTCAGACACGGTACCACACCAAGTACGAACCCAGTTTTTTGAAAAGTTTGTTAGCTATGGGAAACCTGATCACTTAGGGATGGGTACCTATGCAGCAAGACGGCTTTGTGAAGCACAAGGGGGAACTGTCGCATTTAGAACAGATGAGGGCTTAGGCACCGAGGTTTTTGTTCACCTACCTATAAAAAAATAAGCCAGCAATGCCAGCTTTATTTTACTACTTTTAGAAAAGATGCCTGAGCTTCAGGTCGCATAGGAATGGTCGTTTGATCACTACACCCTAGCGTTTGCGCGCGTAAAGCACTCACATGGTTAAACACCGTCTTTACACCATAATACTGTTCGATATCTTTATCACTCTCTAACAAATCACCTAACTCGAGCATTAAGTAATAAGCAGTGTGTTGGATTTGTTCTGGCACCTGCTCTTCAACCTCACCTTTTACAAACCAACGACGGATCCAAAACTCTAGGCGATTGCATCCATGCCCTTGTACAATCATGCCAACAGCTAATGCGATCGCAACAACCATCAAAACTGTAAAAATTATAACCGGTTGCATCGTCTATACTTCCTCCAATTACTGACCTATAAATGTGATTCGTCGTCTATTTCGAGCAATATAATATTTGATTTACCAAATATTAACTTCCGCATTAAAGCGTGTCAATTTTAACTCAGCTAACCTAATGCTCTTGATCAACAAAAGACTGAAATAACATACAAAAACCATGTACAGTATATAAATATATTTATACAAAACCAATAGATAAAGTTAATATTTGTTAACAAACTTAAATAACTCTGAGCCAAAGCTCATATAAAGTCAGTTCATACTTTTTTTTGTGCCGCAAAAACATGAACGAGATATTTAATTGGCACGCACAGCAGAATAAATGCTGTCAAAATATTAATCGATATAACCCCAAGACTGTATATATGATAGTCATACAGCACGTTAATATCTAAATAGCCTCGCAGAACCAACTGCACATAATTTAGAACAACCACCACCGAGGCGCCATACATGTATATTCTCGCATACAATGAAAAATGACAGCCTCTCACTCGATGTACAATAT is a window encoding:
- a CDS encoding 3-deoxy-manno-octulosonate cytidylyltransferase family protein → MHKTLVVIPARFGSTRLPGKPLIKIAGREMLLRVADIARYVCQNLAQCDYVVATDDVRIEQLCQQHQVPCIMTSPQCSSGTERCYDVLQKVPEKPDFIVNLQGDNPLCPPWFISALIESWRTSEVGEVFTPYVDLTWQELDKLREVKKITPFSGTTVQVNKAQLALTFSKNIIPAIRKEQDMRDSTELSPVKRHIGLYGYTTKALEAYLALPESTYEACEGLEQMRFLENAMAVKMVPVSYRGRTGMSGVDSPEDIERAQAIIAKDGEYDLSR
- a CDS encoding two-component regulator propeller domain-containing protein, translated to MKQSLVFSTLLALTLIVVLQNNTWAKTVHPSLKVEYVSANNGLLNPQIYALAKDSKGFMWFASADGIIRYDGYQFITYKNDISRPDSLSANSVSSILFDSKGKLWVGTWGGGLNLLTASQSFLHLKHDSTEETSLGSDKIQTLFESRDGTLWVGTNGGGLNQLQRGELSFKRFIHDVSDPHFQSKNRVWSISEDAQGAIWYGTSHGLQKLDRRSAQISSFDMHSSELDHQEIRYVSFDSNGQMWLATRRSFGAFYPATGRYQVYDLPNEKLPSVSGMLHHNGDIILSTFAGIYRFSIAQRQFINTANMPQLALLPSRDVRQVLVDETGLFWAATRYSGVVKIYPQPPTFISHQDFLQEYILAGLFRQVFSMIEARQGGVWLGTGRGLVHFDAKQHFTPFTERSRLTDDYRLRIHKLARDQAGQLFVATNFGLYRVDELSKKLHLMPLPWLDDKRHSIEDIVFDHNGWAWVIPTGQNSVSKWRLGTDQYQFLFPHVDANFLFVDSEQRVWAGTDGEGVFRVESDGRNLVQFISQRDSASLSNNYVNQAIELNGKIWFATNSGLTSYDMASRNFQRVNNTGFDSSFAVKSIIADKNGFLWLATSSGIYKLDTKTNVFHRFTTHDGLASNHFLVGAQVQFDDQIMFGSIDGITRFLPGEVSVNRTVPKLVFTQANVDGRDIADLGERITLAPDSHILTVYFSALDYQATEDNRYRTWLVGYQAGWTDITASHEVSYRDLPPGEYELRVQGSNNHGVWNKQGISIKVVRAPAWYQTRWFQISAPVLFIMILASIIFWRFKRLSIAGAKLEQKIAQRTQDIIVLAEVGKDAAASHDMSKICHTINEHLSNTLDFELFAVGLYQHSEQIIEFIYAEKDRNRVSLLEVNISQTAIAESVCMKHGAELSLDSNEAWQAYDLLPSDSLNGERTQSVFCMPLIVDGKVLGVFSIQSSRGGAFSDSQLSILRVVGNHLAVALANSLSYGELKEAEQRMELAMHGANMGAWEWDSFKDILLTNSVWSTMLGYLSHELEQKHGKSIARWRALVHPDDFDHVQNTLFAYFKKQSSMFRCEFRMRTADDKWKWVLSIGRSFHQENRTQKRSIFGINMDITDAKTLEAALKQAKETAESATQAKSDFLSNMSHEIRTPMNAIIGMSYLVLDTELNRKQRNYLEKIHRSAESLLGIINDILDFSKIEAGKLDIEAVPFALEEVLSNCVDVLSVKAQEKGLKMSVSLDPQIPEQLYGDPLRISQVLLNLGSNAIKFTESGGQVTFNVTLDQQSAEQVTIAIAVIDTGIGMTQAQQHKLFESFSQADASITRKFGGTGLGLAISQKLVALMGGRIECQSTPEIGSTFSFAITLQSRSGQLIAPPKLAISNALLVDDDQYTSRALSRYLEHANLQVQSFSSTQLAQIEPQLMQANVLFIDQYVERALSLIAKFKLSNPQGYVVLMADFDTDHLQYIAAQHSRVRLLTKPIFPSVLYHELAVLIGINNDTDSNAFVKHESAQPLLNKSLLLVEDNELNQELAVALLAKHGAHVEVASNGQQALDWLQEQAFDGVLMDCQMPLMDGYETTRLIRAQPNFINLPIIAMTASVTKDNQHAVKTCGMNDIIFKPINIGDMITTIVRWVAPEQPILELAITHIDDKEIKEFNHINGLDAIAGLQVADGDIELYIQLLRRFVDKEAVFIDQLANLLTTAEQDKDQTFHWAHTLKALAGNIGANELQKAASQLEQACLENSRDLYLYLQAINECLPHLMHHIKRALSKVKSGSNITTDSSRVDVQQDTQSIQEKFSLLNSMLTDSDTGAADVVDELMSVLPQAHYQSQLLALVKCLDEYDFESAHAVLQLLLTQWRVDHNIDE
- a CDS encoding response regulator, whose protein sequence is MNSLTNKMTVLIVDPFEAFRAMISKVLNEMEEITVIQSSHGNDALEKLAYNDVDLIIAEWQLSGLSGIEFLTQVRTNQRTKHIPFLMTSSTIEQSHVVRAIQCGVSEFVVKPFSSKQLKSRIERALCRPVREYQGEVNQEEEKALDQKIQLLIVDDVADNIKVISDILRKDYKVRAALNGKKALQICRAEPQPDIVLLDIMMPEVDGLQVCQQLKSDPNTQHITIIFLSALEQTEHVVKGLSLGAVDYITKPANPAIVKSRVQAHCRGIQSNRLMRDQIDTMLENARLRDEFDNLNQNEISKPIKHIKSACGLLANHLNHPQRAMPYLSEIQLNCNQLQLHLDSISALSAIEKGDYELTSKSHNLAPIIDNVLENLAGMLKHYKISAHTSVDKTFTFYGDADLTFALLMHLTKNAIEASSKRPSININSSESEDFIVITIHNSDTVPHQVRTQFFEKFVSYGKPDHLGMGTYAARRLCEAQGGTVAFRTDEGLGTEVFVHLPIKK